A region of Roseobacter litoralis Och 149 DNA encodes the following proteins:
- a CDS encoding segregation and condensation protein A gives MAEIPFEEDKLSVADRMAAEALIVDVEGFEGPLDVLLTLSRTQKVDLRKISVLALAKQYLTFVERAKALRLELAADYLVMAAWLAFLKSRLLLPPDPTEEGPSGEELAAHLAFQLERLQAMRDAAARLMGRDRLGRDFFARGQTHEVTRTRNIQYTATLLDLMQGYARIRTRDEFRPFVMDRDAVFTMEQALERMRGLMGYAGDWTDISSYLPEGWELDPVRRRSATAATFAASLELVKEGHLEIRQSDTFAPIELRKRDRPQ, from the coding sequence ATGGCTGAAATTCCCTTCGAAGAGGACAAGCTGTCTGTTGCCGATCGCATGGCCGCCGAAGCACTCATCGTGGATGTAGAAGGTTTTGAGGGTCCACTGGACGTTTTGTTGACGCTGAGCCGGACGCAAAAAGTAGACCTGCGCAAAATTTCCGTCCTTGCACTGGCCAAACAATATCTGACTTTTGTGGAACGCGCCAAGGCGCTGCGCCTTGAACTGGCAGCGGATTATCTGGTGATGGCCGCATGGCTTGCCTTTCTCAAGTCTCGCCTGCTTTTGCCCCCTGACCCGACCGAAGAGGGGCCAAGCGGCGAAGAGCTTGCAGCGCATCTTGCCTTCCAGCTTGAGCGGTTGCAGGCGATGCGTGATGCCGCCGCACGGTTGATGGGGCGCGACCGGCTTGGGCGTGATTTCTTTGCGCGCGGCCAGACCCACGAGGTCACCCGCACCCGCAACATCCAATATACCGCCACATTGCTGGACCTGATGCAGGGCTATGCCCGTATTCGGACGCGTGATGAATTTCGCCCGTTTGTCATGGACCGCGATGCTGTCTTCACGATGGAGCAGGCGTTGGAACGCATGCGCGGTCTGATGGGCTATGCGGGCGACTGGACGGATATCTCAAGCTATCTGCCCGAAGGGTGGGAACTCGACCCGGTGCGCCGCAGGTCCGCGACTGCCGCGACCTTTGCGGCATCCCTTGAGCTTGTGAAAGAGGGTCACCTTGAGATACGTCAATCCGACACATTCGCACCGATCGAACTGCGCAAAAGGGACAGACCT